The Salinibaculum sp. SYNS191 genome has a window encoding:
- the glmS gene encoding glutamine--fructose-6-phosphate transaminase (isomerizing), giving the protein MCGIIGAVGRDDETLETLVHGLAKLEYRGYDSAGVALTGDGSGVDICKRAGEIDDLRESLETRSPSGAVGIGHTRWSTHGPPNDANAHPHKDCTGDVAVVHNGIIENYQSVRDELTTSGHTFRSDTDTEVVPHLIEEGLANGLDPEAAFREAVGRIEGSYAIAAVIAGEETIFAARNDSPLVLGLDNEIFYLASDVPAFRDFTDQVVYLADGEFARLDDDWTVTDADGTVLDKDVETVEWDPEETGKSGYDHYMLKEIHEQPRALRQCLRGRVDELGGSVDLGDLGDLSPTGVQFVACGTSYHAALYGAQLFEHAGVPAQAFLASEYAASPPPIGDALVIGVTQSGETADTLSALREASRRGARTLAVTNTVGSTAARECDHVFYIRAGPEIGVAATKTFASQQAALNLLTLATAGGDTRSVVPALRDLPGNVQALLDDSRAADIAEIYEDASSYFFIGRGYHYPVALEGALKMKEITYKHAEGFAAGELKHGPLALVTEDTPVFAIVTGDNEMATKTIGNVKEVEARDAPVVAVTDGQSDVERYADHVLRVPETHPRAAAVLANVQLQLVAYHVANRLGRSIDKPRNLAKSVTVE; this is encoded by the coding sequence ATGTGCGGCATCATCGGTGCTGTCGGCCGGGACGACGAGACACTGGAGACGCTCGTCCACGGCCTCGCGAAACTGGAGTACCGCGGCTACGACTCCGCCGGCGTTGCGTTGACCGGTGACGGGTCCGGCGTCGACATCTGCAAGCGCGCAGGCGAAATCGACGACCTCAGAGAGTCACTGGAGACGCGCAGTCCAAGCGGCGCGGTCGGTATCGGTCACACCCGCTGGAGTACCCACGGCCCGCCGAACGACGCGAACGCACACCCCCACAAGGACTGCACGGGCGACGTGGCCGTCGTCCACAACGGCATCATCGAGAACTACCAGTCCGTCCGCGACGAACTCACGACGAGCGGCCACACCTTCCGCAGCGACACCGACACCGAAGTCGTCCCCCATCTCATCGAGGAGGGACTCGCCAACGGGTTAGACCCCGAGGCAGCCTTCCGCGAGGCGGTCGGCCGAATCGAGGGGAGTTACGCAATCGCGGCCGTCATCGCGGGTGAGGAGACCATCTTCGCCGCACGCAACGACTCGCCGCTCGTGCTCGGACTGGACAACGAAATCTTCTACCTCGCCAGCGACGTGCCTGCCTTCCGCGATTTCACCGACCAGGTGGTCTATCTCGCCGATGGCGAGTTCGCCCGCCTCGACGACGACTGGACGGTCACCGACGCCGACGGGACCGTCCTCGACAAGGACGTCGAGACAGTCGAGTGGGACCCCGAAGAGACGGGCAAGAGCGGCTACGATCACTACATGCTCAAGGAGATTCACGAACAGCCACGCGCACTCAGGCAGTGTCTGCGCGGCCGCGTCGACGAACTCGGGGGGAGCGTCGACCTCGGCGACCTCGGCGACCTCTCGCCGACCGGTGTCCAGTTCGTCGCCTGCGGCACCTCCTATCACGCGGCGCTCTACGGCGCGCAGTTGTTCGAACACGCCGGCGTGCCCGCACAGGCATTCCTGGCGAGTGAGTACGCCGCCTCGCCACCGCCCATCGGCGACGCACTCGTCATCGGAGTCACCCAGAGTGGGGAAACCGCAGATACCCTGTCGGCGCTCCGTGAGGCGAGTCGCCGCGGTGCGCGGACGCTCGCCGTGACCAATACGGTCGGGTCGACGGCTGCACGCGAGTGCGACCACGTCTTCTACATCCGCGCCGGTCCCGAAATCGGCGTCGCCGCGACCAAGACGTTCGCCTCTCAGCAAGCTGCACTCAACCTGCTCACGCTCGCGACTGCCGGCGGCGACACTCGGAGTGTCGTTCCCGCGCTGCGTGACCTGCCCGGCAACGTGCAGGCGCTACTGGATGACTCCCGAGCGGCAGATATCGCAGAAATATACGAGGACGCGTCGTCCTATTTCTTCATCGGCCGCGGCTATCACTACCCGGTCGCGCTGGAAGGCGCGTTGAAGATGAAGGAGATTACCTACAAGCACGCCGAGGGCTTCGCCGCCGGTGAACTGAAACACGGCCCGCTGGCGCTGGTGACCGAAGATACGCCCGTGTTCGCCATCGTGACCGGCGACAACGAGATGGCGACCAAGACGATCGGGAACGTCAAAGAAGTCGAGGCCCGGGACGCGCCGGTCGTGGCCGTGACCGACGGGCAATCAGACGTCGAGCGCTACGCCGATCACGTGCTTCGGGTGCCAGAGACGCATCCACGGGCGGCAGCCGTGCTGGCGAACGTGCAGTTACAGCTGGTCGCCTATCACGTCGCGAACCGGCTGGGCCGGTCGATCGACAAGCCACGGAATCTGGCAAAGAGCGTCACTGTCGAGTGA
- a CDS encoding archaea-specific SMC-related protein, which produces MSPVQDSAIGPVTVHNLGGIDTLETQLYRGVNVLSGENATNRTSLLRAISASLGSTNVSLKGDAEEGWVEFEIEGETYRRGVSRTESGLAFSGNPYLSPEEAHYLELFACLFEQNRAREAVRQRGDLYDIIMAPVDTDAIERQIAELKQERSAKESRKDEIESELDSLPSLRETKSTLEREIDDLRAEIEAKTEKIETTETSVEDSKQQKTTLEEKLATLHSKQSSLSQLQEKCESSKETKRSLEDEVSTKEAELAEISLDDSRLDRLEADIASLYDKISRKESMMSELQNIMQFNQDMIENETMDEDIFAALREGTTAPPDGDTKTDVLLDSESESIVCWTCGSTTQKSNISETIKRLRAVHEDLFGERRQLQTEVEELESDREQLHEKHERRDQLQNRIDQVRNDIERHDRNIDQLTSRIDELSNEIGRLEEEIHQLQESQDTKLIELRQEVSALEYELEQKQSELSEKTDEIERITSIEGEMPDIETQIQDINQQLDELRGHIDRIEQQTVTQFNDRMDDILSVLEYENLERVWIERKEEEMRDGRRTVSKSVFELHVVRTTSEGRAYEDTIDHLSESEREVTGLVFALAGYLVHDVHEKAPFMILDSLEAIDSDRIGRLIDYFSDIVPNILVALLPEDASALEDEYHRVEYSA; this is translated from the coding sequence ATGTCCCCGGTTCAGGATTCAGCTATTGGCCCTGTCACGGTCCACAATTTAGGAGGGATCGATACACTCGAAACACAACTCTATCGTGGAGTCAATGTTCTCTCAGGTGAAAACGCAACCAACCGAACCTCCTTGCTTCGGGCAATCAGTGCCTCACTCGGTAGTACGAACGTCTCACTCAAAGGCGATGCAGAAGAGGGGTGGGTCGAATTCGAAATCGAGGGTGAAACCTATCGGAGGGGGGTTTCCAGGACAGAGAGTGGGCTAGCCTTTTCGGGAAACCCCTATCTTTCCCCAGAAGAAGCGCACTACCTGGAGCTGTTTGCGTGTCTGTTCGAACAAAATCGGGCCCGAGAGGCCGTTCGCCAGCGCGGTGACCTCTACGACATCATCATGGCCCCGGTGGATACAGACGCCATCGAGCGTCAGATTGCAGAGCTGAAACAGGAACGGTCCGCGAAGGAATCTCGGAAAGACGAAATCGAGTCCGAACTCGACTCGTTGCCGTCGCTCCGCGAGACCAAATCGACACTCGAACGTGAGATCGACGACCTGCGCGCGGAAATCGAGGCGAAGACCGAGAAGATCGAGACCACTGAAACGTCTGTCGAGGATTCGAAACAGCAGAAAACGACACTCGAAGAGAAACTGGCCACACTCCACTCGAAGCAATCGTCTCTCTCACAGCTTCAGGAAAAATGTGAGTCCAGTAAGGAAACGAAACGATCACTCGAAGACGAAGTGAGTACCAAGGAGGCTGAGTTAGCGGAGATATCTCTCGATGACTCCCGGCTGGACCGTCTCGAAGCCGATATAGCGTCTCTCTATGATAAAATCTCTCGCAAAGAATCGATGATGAGTGAACTGCAGAATATCATGCAGTTCAACCAGGATATGATCGAAAACGAGACGATGGATGAAGACATCTTTGCTGCCCTCCGCGAAGGAACAACTGCGCCGCCAGACGGCGACACGAAGACGGATGTACTGCTCGATTCAGAGAGCGAATCTATCGTTTGTTGGACGTGTGGGAGTACGACCCAGAAGTCGAATATCTCGGAAACGATCAAACGCCTCCGCGCAGTTCACGAAGACCTCTTTGGTGAGCGACGCCAGCTCCAGACCGAAGTCGAGGAACTGGAAAGCGACCGTGAGCAGCTACACGAAAAGCACGAACGGCGCGACCAGCTCCAGAACCGTATCGATCAGGTGCGAAACGACATCGAACGCCACGACCGGAACATCGACCAACTCACCTCCCGCATCGACGAACTCTCCAACGAAATCGGGCGCCTGGAAGAGGAGATCCACCAGTTGCAGGAGTCACAGGATACCAAGCTGATCGAACTTCGTCAGGAAGTGAGTGCTCTCGAGTACGAACTCGAGCAAAAGCAGTCCGAATTGTCGGAGAAAACTGACGAGATTGAGCGAATAACCTCTATCGAAGGGGAAATGCCAGATATCGAGACACAGATACAGGATATAAATCAGCAGTTGGACGAACTACGCGGACACATCGATCGCATCGAGCAACAGACAGTCACACAATTTAACGACAGGATGGACGACATCCTGAGCGTACTCGAATACGAGAATCTCGAACGCGTCTGGATCGAGCGGAAGGAAGAGGAGATGCGGGACGGGCGACGGACGGTGAGCAAATCCGTATTCGAACTTCACGTCGTCAGAACAACGAGTGAGGGCCGAGCGTACGAGGATACCATCGATCACCTAAGCGAGAGCGAGCGCGAGGTAACGGGGCTCGTCTTCGCTTTGGCAGGCTACCTCGTCCACGATGTTCACGAGAAGGCACCCTTCATGATCCTCGACTCACTCGAAGCGATCGACAGCGATCGTATTGGGCGCTTGATCGACTACTTCAGCGATATCGTCCCGAACATCCTCGTTGCGCTCCTCCCGGAAGATGCCTCGGCACTCGAAGACGAGTATCACCGCGTCGAATATTCGGCCTGA
- a CDS encoding DUF4350 domain-containing protein: protein MGESFADETSVIQNTESYESDTATGTIGFVISPAEPYSTTDVATIRQFIQRGGTLVVAGDFDGSTNQLLRGLGTSTRITNVPVRDEQEYYRSPALPIAPNVTSSNYTNNISQLTLNYPSSLQLAGNESTVLVRTSSYAYLDLNRDGELNSTETLRQHPVVSREQIGEGELLAVSDPSIFINTMLDQPDNREFVQNLVDRHNRSVLDVSHSGGVPPLVGLLMLLRESTVAQLLGGGLLLAMVGKWRGLLGYTRRLGRRISLSAEVPERRAVDSGALKESLQAKYPDWDEQRVERVAQSIMPRNGEGRNDE, encoded by the coding sequence ATGGGCGAATCGTTCGCGGATGAGACATCAGTCATCCAGAATACCGAGTCCTACGAGTCGGACACAGCAACGGGGACAATCGGCTTCGTAATTTCACCCGCTGAACCCTATTCGACGACCGACGTCGCTACGATTCGCCAATTCATCCAGCGCGGAGGAACACTCGTCGTTGCAGGTGATTTCGACGGGAGTACGAATCAACTGCTTCGAGGGCTGGGCACGTCTACTCGCATCACGAATGTGCCAGTGCGTGACGAGCAAGAATACTATCGAAGTCCTGCACTCCCCATTGCCCCGAATGTTACGAGCAGTAATTACACGAACAATATATCACAGCTGACATTGAACTATCCATCGAGCCTTCAGTTGGCAGGCAACGAGAGCACCGTCCTCGTACGGACGTCTTCGTATGCGTATCTGGATCTGAACCGCGATGGAGAACTGAACAGTACGGAGACGCTGAGACAGCATCCAGTTGTCTCGAGGGAGCAAATCGGGGAGGGTGAGTTGCTTGCCGTCAGCGACCCGAGCATCTTCATCAACACGATGCTTGATCAGCCGGACAACCGAGAGTTCGTCCAGAATCTCGTCGACCGGCACAACCGGTCAGTGCTCGATGTCTCACACTCCGGAGGAGTGCCTCCCCTCGTTGGACTGCTCATGCTCCTCCGAGAGTCGACGGTCGCCCAGTTATTAGGCGGGGGCCTGTTACTCGCCATGGTTGGAAAGTGGAGGGGACTACTGGGCTATACACGCCGTCTTGGACGGAGGATTTCGCTGTCTGCAGAGGTTCCCGAAAGACGCGCGGTCGACAGCGGGGCTCTCAAAGAGAGTTTGCAGGCGAAGTATCCAGACTGGGACGAACAGCGAGTTGAGCGCGTAGCACAAAGTATTATGCCGCGAAACGGTGAGGGAAGAAACGATGAGTGA
- a CDS encoding DUF58 domain-containing protein, which translates to MRVTYRFWTLSALGAGLAFWGVVISAPSLVVGAGALGGWVLLAQYRFSTRLRQALSDLTVELSVERGTLTAEEYRSVTLSAAGESHGDLGIDITGSLPVGVGGEMPTLSLSDEARSDTSAALYWPVAGEFTFEQPQVTFSDRYGLFTQRVSHGKSPTVRVEPRAPRDIHVGQAGDRQVTGFGEHETGDAGTGITPSDVRKYVPGDTVSRIDWKATARLAEPHIREFELETDRDTKIFLDHRASTNSGEPGRTKLDYLRQIALAIVNSGAEYGDPIGCYTVGNEGITAQFEPVTTETSIASIRATLVELSTTSSSQPPAPVTSSSNARARAEALAAEDSSFARTLTPFFSDQQQYVRRVKNRPLFAALTLSQQSGSEWSVILTDDTARSELRESVKLARESGGYVTVYLTPSVLFRTSTVRDVATAYEQYVEFEAFRHELDSLERVSAFEVGPRDRLQMLLQHGRSRRQVLQT; encoded by the coding sequence GTGCGAGTCACCTATCGGTTCTGGACACTCTCAGCGCTGGGTGCTGGTCTGGCGTTCTGGGGTGTCGTTATCTCGGCTCCGAGTCTCGTCGTCGGGGCTGGCGCGCTCGGTGGCTGGGTACTCCTCGCTCAGTATCGCTTCTCGACTCGACTCAGACAGGCGCTTTCGGACCTGACCGTCGAACTCTCTGTCGAGCGGGGAACGCTGACTGCCGAAGAATATCGGTCGGTGACGCTCTCTGCTGCGGGCGAGTCACACGGCGACCTTGGTATCGACATTACCGGTTCCCTCCCAGTCGGTGTGGGCGGTGAGATGCCAACGCTTTCGCTCTCTGATGAGGCTCGTTCGGACACGAGCGCTGCGTTGTACTGGCCAGTTGCCGGTGAGTTTACCTTCGAGCAACCTCAGGTTACGTTCTCCGACCGATATGGGCTGTTCACACAGCGTGTTTCCCATGGAAAGAGCCCGACTGTGCGTGTCGAGCCACGAGCCCCCCGTGATATCCACGTCGGGCAGGCAGGCGACCGCCAGGTGACTGGCTTCGGCGAACACGAAACGGGGGACGCAGGGACGGGAATCACGCCGTCTGACGTCCGGAAGTACGTTCCTGGCGATACGGTCAGTCGCATCGACTGGAAAGCAACTGCCAGGTTAGCAGAGCCGCATATCCGGGAATTCGAACTCGAGACCGACAGGGATACGAAAATCTTCCTCGACCATCGCGCCAGTACGAACAGTGGTGAACCCGGGCGAACCAAACTCGACTATCTCCGACAGATAGCGCTGGCAATCGTCAACAGCGGCGCCGAATACGGTGACCCGATCGGGTGTTATACGGTCGGCAACGAGGGCATCACCGCACAGTTCGAACCTGTGACCACCGAGACGAGTATCGCTTCGATTCGAGCGACCCTCGTCGAGTTGTCGACGACATCGTCGTCGCAGCCGCCCGCTCCCGTCACGTCATCATCGAACGCTCGGGCGCGAGCGGAGGCGCTTGCAGCCGAAGACTCGTCGTTTGCGAGAACACTGACGCCCTTTTTCAGTGACCAACAGCAGTACGTCCGGCGAGTCAAGAACCGGCCGCTCTTTGCAGCGCTCACACTCTCACAGCAGAGTGGGTCGGAGTGGTCAGTCATCTTGACCGACGACACCGCGCGTTCTGAACTCCGTGAGTCGGTCAAACTGGCTCGCGAGAGCGGTGGCTACGTGACGGTATATCTGACACCTTCGGTGCTCTTTCGTACGAGTACAGTTCGCGATGTCGCGACAGCGTACGAACAGTACGTCGAGTTCGAAGCCTTCCGTCACGAGCTCGACTCTCTCGAGCGCGTGAGCGCCTTCGAAGTCGGCCCTCGGGACCGATTACAGATGTTGCTCCAACACGGCCGCTCACGCAGGCAGGTGCTGCAGACATGA
- the rdfA gene encoding rod-determining factor RdfA encodes MEPLSDELERRWVGEDGQDASVRELTQFFNQRVLESALGETGVIPLEGELENTYRLLSEDDSSETIALQVKERFGLSDGEIQAVKKDFVSHQTMYRYLTNVREITKASTDSSLSDQIQSVKRTAQKIQSRLTTVVTDNLESLSKKEGFYVGDFDVTVSVTVTCRQCNTSRSLLSILDDNGCECKSE; translated from the coding sequence ATGGAGCCGCTCTCGGATGAACTCGAACGCAGGTGGGTCGGTGAAGACGGTCAGGATGCAAGCGTTCGTGAGCTCACACAGTTTTTCAACCAACGAGTGTTAGAGAGTGCACTCGGGGAGACAGGAGTCATTCCCTTGGAAGGTGAACTCGAAAATACGTACCGGCTCCTGAGTGAAGATGATTCCTCCGAGACTATAGCGCTCCAGGTCAAGGAGCGCTTTGGATTGTCAGACGGAGAAATTCAGGCAGTTAAAAAAGATTTCGTTTCTCACCAAACCATGTATCGCTACCTTACAAATGTACGAGAGATTACCAAAGCCTCGACAGATTCGTCTCTTTCAGACCAAATTCAATCGGTGAAACGCACAGCACAAAAAATCCAGAGCCGCCTGACAACAGTTGTCACTGACAACTTAGAGTCTCTTTCGAAGAAGGAAGGCTTCTACGTCGGAGATTTCGATGTCACTGTTTCGGTGACTGTAACCTGCCGACAGTGCAATACCAGCAGAAGCTTACTCAGTATCTTAGATGATAATGGGTGCGAGTGTAAATCAGAATAA
- a CDS encoding vWA domain-containing protein: protein MELPLTHSLSHSTQRDGLDESQPKKVELISDFVMQAIQGLQAHDKVAVATYNTSVDVLQELSEVKSLVRDDLEQKISAMEPSGGTDISTALSAGEEQFIDPDIAPKGIERRILLLTDTHPVLNTEIDSNISQTIERLADYGIFSTIGTLGVTIEQKSVADFKSVSGGELFEIS, encoded by the coding sequence ATGGAGCTCCCGCTTACCCATTCGCTTTCTCACTCTACCCAGCGTGATGGGCTTGATGAGTCCCAACCGAAGAAGGTTGAACTGATTTCCGATTTCGTCATGCAGGCGATTCAGGGATTGCAGGCTCACGACAAAGTGGCCGTTGCAACTTACAACACGTCAGTCGATGTGCTTCAAGAACTGTCTGAAGTCAAATCGCTCGTGCGTGACGACCTCGAACAGAAAATCTCTGCGATGGAACCGTCAGGTGGCACAGACATCAGTACTGCGCTCAGTGCTGGCGAAGAACAGTTTATCGACCCCGACATAGCTCCAAAAGGTATCGAAAGACGAATACTCTTGCTGACGGATACTCACCCCGTATTGAATACTGAGATTGATTCAAATATCTCTCAAACTATCGAACGTCTAGCAGACTATGGAATATTCAGTACTATAGGGACACTCGGTGTTACGATCGAGCAGAAGTCAGTCGCCGACTTCAAATCCGTCTCTGGCGGCGAACTCTTCGAAATATCGTAA
- a CDS encoding AAA family ATPase codes for MSEPGELYDAIYDEISTIIVGHEELVEHLTVSLLTGGHILLEGVPGVAKTTLANVFARASGLEYNRIQMTPDILPADITGTTVYRQQTGEFELQRGPVFANVVVADEINRATPKTQSALLEAMEERHVSIEGETLKLPEPFMVIATQNPIEMDGTFELPEAQRDRFQLKLTVDVPKRTEEQTILDRFDEQPTLDPGTVSQVVAQQDLDAARDIVGDIHVEESVRDYIIDLVEATRSHPDVEYGASPRASLAFLQTGKARAAIHDRQYVIPDDIKALAVPVLVHRLVLNTDARLSNVSPREIITDILDEIVPPSGVAETASETVAAPAPAGSDDGPQ; via the coding sequence ATGAGTGAGCCTGGGGAGTTGTACGATGCGATCTACGATGAAATCTCGACGATTATCGTCGGGCACGAGGAGTTAGTCGAACATCTCACTGTATCACTTTTGACTGGCGGTCATATCTTGCTGGAAGGGGTGCCTGGCGTTGCGAAGACGACCCTTGCGAACGTCTTCGCCCGCGCTAGCGGTCTCGAGTACAATCGGATTCAGATGACTCCGGATATCCTCCCTGCAGATATCACGGGAACGACAGTCTATCGCCAGCAGACGGGTGAATTCGAACTCCAGCGCGGACCAGTCTTCGCAAACGTCGTTGTTGCAGACGAGATCAATCGTGCAACCCCCAAGACACAGAGTGCGCTGCTCGAAGCGATGGAGGAACGGCACGTTTCCATCGAAGGGGAGACGCTAAAGCTCCCAGAGCCGTTCATGGTCATCGCAACCCAGAACCCAATCGAGATGGACGGCACGTTCGAACTCCCAGAAGCACAACGGGACCGCTTCCAGCTCAAGCTCACGGTCGATGTGCCGAAACGCACCGAAGAGCAAACGATTCTCGATCGGTTCGACGAACAACCCACTCTCGACCCGGGGACGGTCAGTCAGGTCGTCGCACAGCAAGACCTCGACGCTGCGAGGGACATCGTCGGCGACATTCACGTCGAAGAGAGCGTCAGAGACTACATCATCGATTTAGTCGAGGCAACGCGCTCGCATCCTGATGTGGAGTATGGAGCATCACCGCGGGCCTCGTTGGCATTTTTGCAGACAGGAAAGGCCCGGGCGGCCATTCACGACCGACAGTACGTCATCCCGGACGACATCAAGGCGCTTGCTGTTCCCGTCCTCGTGCATCGGCTGGTGTTGAACACTGATGCACGACTCAGTAATGTCTCCCCACGGGAGATTATCACTGATATTCTCGACGAAATCGTTCCACCGAGCGGTGTTGCAGAGACGGCATCTGAGACCGTTGCGGCTCCAGCACCCGCGGGCAGCGACGATGGGCCCCAGTAG
- a CDS encoding CARDB domain-containing protein gives MTTDGTDLPAGTTIIAVADGAVRDRITMQTSGQYGGSDATADKLRVSSGIDSNVSFYVEKDDGTRIKAEEVDPDPTAEVEQFNLTFPVGTINPQPNVAVTDVTPSKESVIEGERLSISGTLTNTGTEDGTQVISLEIDSQTVRTTERTLAPDETQTVTFSDIGTSGLAAGEHDIEITSADGAGQATFTVRRKAANFTVSQLDPASPTVTNGTTLEVSATVTNEGTVEGTQTVAYRVDGRTLESRELTLATGENTEVVFSGIATGAIGPGTYAHGIHTANDSQQGTLTITKEGLSPANFQVSGLTPTETTVTEGDTIEVVATVSNDGEERGTQSVQLQVDGSVADSLDVTLASGESTTVTFSGVETGSLASGSHPYSIRTANGSQRGTLTVENRPTPVFTVTSVSPSGVTVPKGETVTISAELTNDGERQGTQALRLRLDGSEVASQSVTLASGESTTVEFAAIETSTLASGTHSYRVASENTSRSGLFTVSQEESETPTETATATSTVTATPTATSNAASAPTETPPTQTATASTQNETVSPTNAGNTSTVTPTPGSSGGLLPTGLIQPLLYYIGLPLLVIYLILKAMAIYLGY, from the coding sequence ATGACAACGGACGGGACTGACTTGCCGGCCGGGACGACGATTATTGCGGTGGCCGATGGTGCCGTCCGGGACAGGATAACGATGCAGACCAGCGGGCAGTACGGTGGCTCGGATGCGACAGCGGATAAACTCCGAGTCAGCAGCGGGATTGATTCGAATGTGAGCTTCTACGTCGAAAAAGACGATGGCACGCGCATCAAGGCCGAGGAGGTCGATCCCGATCCGACGGCAGAAGTCGAGCAGTTCAATCTGACCTTCCCCGTCGGGACCATTAACCCGCAGCCAAACGTTGCCGTCACGGACGTCACGCCCTCGAAAGAGAGCGTGATCGAAGGTGAGCGCCTCAGTATCTCGGGGACACTCACCAACACCGGGACCGAAGACGGGACGCAGGTCATCTCACTCGAGATAGACAGCCAGACGGTTAGAACGACCGAGCGGACGCTCGCACCAGACGAGACGCAGACAGTGACGTTTAGCGATATCGGCACCAGCGGGCTGGCTGCTGGTGAACACGACATCGAGATTACCTCCGCGGACGGTGCGGGACAGGCGACATTCACCGTCAGGCGCAAGGCGGCGAATTTCACTGTCTCCCAGCTCGACCCCGCCAGTCCCACTGTGACCAACGGCACGACACTCGAAGTTTCGGCGACAGTCACGAACGAGGGGACTGTCGAGGGCACGCAGACCGTTGCCTATCGCGTCGATGGACGTACACTCGAGAGTCGTGAACTAACACTAGCGACGGGCGAGAACACAGAGGTCGTCTTCTCTGGCATTGCAACTGGTGCGATCGGACCGGGGACGTACGCTCACGGGATACACACAGCCAACGATAGTCAGCAGGGCACGCTGACGATTACGAAAGAGGGGCTCTCACCGGCGAACTTCCAGGTGTCGGGGTTGACGCCTACAGAGACGACAGTCACGGAGGGCGATACCATAGAGGTTGTCGCGACCGTGAGCAACGACGGCGAAGAACGCGGTACGCAGTCTGTCCAATTGCAAGTCGATGGCAGCGTCGCCGACTCGCTGGACGTCACACTGGCCAGTGGCGAGAGTACGACAGTCACATTCAGCGGTGTCGAGACGGGCTCGTTGGCATCTGGCTCACATCCCTATTCGATTCGGACGGCCAACGGGAGTCAGCGTGGAACGCTCACGGTCGAGAATCGACCGACCCCGGTGTTCACGGTCACCAGCGTGAGTCCATCAGGCGTGACGGTTCCGAAGGGTGAGACGGTCACTATCTCGGCCGAGCTAACCAACGATGGTGAGCGACAGGGAACGCAAGCACTTCGCCTCCGTCTCGATGGAAGCGAGGTCGCCAGCCAGTCAGTCACGCTCGCATCGGGTGAGAGCACGACAGTCGAGTTCGCAGCTATCGAAACCTCGACACTGGCGAGCGGCACCCATTCCTACCGCGTTGCGAGCGAGAATACCAGTCGCAGCGGCCTGTTTACCGTCTCGCAGGAAGAAAGCGAGACGCCAACCGAAACGGCGACAGCCACATCGACTGTGACAGCCACTCCGACGGCCACATCGAACGCTGCCAGTGCGCCGACGGAGACACCACCGACACAGACTGCAACAGCCTCGACACAGAATGAGACTGTCTCACCGACGAACGCCGGGAACACATCGACAGTCACGCCGACGCCGGGTAGCAGCGGGGGACTGCTCCCGACGGGACTCATTCAGCCGCTGCTGTACTATATTGGCCTTCCACTGCTCGTCATCTACCTCATACTGAAAGCAATGGCAATCTATCTCGGATACTGA